The Phoenix dactylifera cultivar Barhee BC4 chromosome 12, palm_55x_up_171113_PBpolish2nd_filt_p, whole genome shotgun sequence genome has a window encoding:
- the LOC103696297 gene encoding WRKY transcription factor 44 isoform X1 — protein MQDAEKIAAARPVASRPYNSNLRSFSELLADAMNASPATSFAEATVAIRPKTLRFKPPPNAAPAEVSSLDNISESDAFNLSDKSSTKISKADYKTRVLCKPAARVVSRTTASRLANLGNFDASHKKTAMGVEAPVHVLEQEKHQFQYKPTLNCQQNSSPPMAKNQFYEPSNSVPPNTQQDPRTQQPAAGGDRPSFDGYNWRKYGQKQVKGSECPRSYYKCTHPNCPVKKKVERSLDGQIVEIVYKGEHNHPKPQPPKRLSSGSQGQTVVSEGHGRESGNPLWKRHLVGGNVSDGQVENGNEISLPDTTSRLGLAHFSHDLPLATSYNSVAKNPDTIGGLSGASEVGNATASLDNDKPNYKRRKNEDQVGGAGTITEGVAEPHSATQTSVESDVSGDGFHWRKYGQKVVKGNLYPRSYYRCTTPNCNVRKYVEKASDDSGSFVTTYEGKHNHTMPAKKTNLAASDPDAVGLNNSRIKQSPTWKRI, from the exons ATGCAAGACGCAGAGAAGATTGCTGCGGCTAGACCTGTGGCTTCTAGACCTTATAATTCCAATCTCAGGTCCTTCTCAGAGCTCCTTGCTGATGCCATGAATGCTTCTCCTGCGACTTCATTTGCTGAGGCAACGGTCGCCATCAGGCCAAAGACTCTGAGATTTAAACCCCCACCAAACGCTGCCCCAGCTGAAGTTTCATCCCTG GATAATATATCTGAATCAGATGCGTTCAACTTATCTGATAAGTCATCCACTAAGATTTCAAAAGCAGATTATAAGACAAGGGTCTTATGCAAACCTGCAGCAAGAGTTGTTTCGAGGACCACCGCTTCTCGCTTGGCAAATCTG GGAAACTTTGATGCCAGTCATAAAAAAACAGCCATGGGTGTGGAAGCCCCAGTTCATGTTCTGGAGCAAGAAAAACACCAATTCCAGTACAAGCCTACTCTCAACTGTCAACAGAATTCATCTCCACCCATGGCTAAGAACCAATTTTACGAGCCTTCAAATTCTGTGCCTCCGAACACACAACAGGATCCAAGAACTCAACAACCAGCAGCCGGTGGAGATCGACCTTCTTTCGATGGTTATAACTGGAGAAAGTATGGGCAAAAGCAAGTGAAAGGAAGCGAATGCCCACGAAGTTACTACAAATGTACGCATCCAAATTGTCCTGTAAAGAAGAAGGTTGAGAGATCGCTCGACGGCCAAATAGTTGAAATTGTCTACAAGGGCGAACACAATCATCCTAAGCCTCAGCCCCCCAAGCGACTCTCATCGGGGTCGCAAGGCCAAACCGTTGTTTCCGAAGGCCATGGGAGAGAGAGCGGCAATCCATTGTGGAAACGCCATCTTGTTGGGGGGAATGTATCTGATGGACAAGTTGAGAACGGCAACGAAATAAGTCTTCCAGACACAACCTCTCGTCTTGGGCTGGCTCATTTTTCTCACGACCTACCTTTAGCTACATCATACAATAGCGTTGCCAAGAATCCTGACACCATTGGTGGACTTAGTGGGGCCTCCGAGGTTGGAAACGCCACAGCAAGCTTAGATAATGACAAGCCAAATTATAAGAGAAG GAAGAATGAGGATCAAGTTGGTGGAGCAGGTACCATAACGGAAGGTGTTGCAGAGCCTCATTCTGCGACGCAGACTTCAGTAGAATCAGATGTCTCAGGAGATGGATTTCATTGGCGAAAATATGGACAGAAAGTAGTGAAGGGAAATTTATATCCGAG AAGTTACTACAGATGCACCACTCCCAACTGTAACGTGCGCAAGTATGTTGAGAAGGCATCAGATGATTCAGGATCTTTCGTCACAACATATGAGGGAAAACACAATCACACGATGCCAGCTAAAAAGACGAACCTAGCTGCTTCTGACCCTGATGCAGTAGGCCTAAACAACTCCAG AATCAAGCAATCTCCAACCTGGAAACGAATTTGA
- the LOC103696297 gene encoding WRKY transcription factor 44 isoform X2 produces MQDAEKIAAARPVASRPYNSNLRSFSELLADAMNASPATSFAEATVAIRPKTLRFKPPPNAAPAEVSSLDNISESDAFNLSDKSSTKISKADYKTRVLCKPAARVVSRTTASRLANLGNFDASHKKTAMGVEAPVHVLEQEKHQFQYKPTLNCQQNSSPPMAKNQFYEPSNSVPPNTQQDPRTQQPAAGGDRPSFDGYNWRKYGQKQVKGSECPRSYYKCTHPNCPVKKKVERSLDGQIVEIVYKGEHNHPKPQPPKRLSSGSQGQTVVSEGHGRESGNPLWKRHLVGGNVSDGQVENGNEISLPDTTSRLGLAHFSHDLPLATSYNSVAKNPDTIGGLSGASEVGNATASLDNDKPNYKRRKNEDQVGGAGTITEGVAEPHSATQTSVESDVSGDGFHWRKYGQKVVKGNLYPRSYYRCTTPNCNVRKYVEKASDDSGSFVTTYEGKHNHTMPAKKTNLAASDPDANQAISNLETNLMVKEF; encoded by the exons ATGCAAGACGCAGAGAAGATTGCTGCGGCTAGACCTGTGGCTTCTAGACCTTATAATTCCAATCTCAGGTCCTTCTCAGAGCTCCTTGCTGATGCCATGAATGCTTCTCCTGCGACTTCATTTGCTGAGGCAACGGTCGCCATCAGGCCAAAGACTCTGAGATTTAAACCCCCACCAAACGCTGCCCCAGCTGAAGTTTCATCCCTG GATAATATATCTGAATCAGATGCGTTCAACTTATCTGATAAGTCATCCACTAAGATTTCAAAAGCAGATTATAAGACAAGGGTCTTATGCAAACCTGCAGCAAGAGTTGTTTCGAGGACCACCGCTTCTCGCTTGGCAAATCTG GGAAACTTTGATGCCAGTCATAAAAAAACAGCCATGGGTGTGGAAGCCCCAGTTCATGTTCTGGAGCAAGAAAAACACCAATTCCAGTACAAGCCTACTCTCAACTGTCAACAGAATTCATCTCCACCCATGGCTAAGAACCAATTTTACGAGCCTTCAAATTCTGTGCCTCCGAACACACAACAGGATCCAAGAACTCAACAACCAGCAGCCGGTGGAGATCGACCTTCTTTCGATGGTTATAACTGGAGAAAGTATGGGCAAAAGCAAGTGAAAGGAAGCGAATGCCCACGAAGTTACTACAAATGTACGCATCCAAATTGTCCTGTAAAGAAGAAGGTTGAGAGATCGCTCGACGGCCAAATAGTTGAAATTGTCTACAAGGGCGAACACAATCATCCTAAGCCTCAGCCCCCCAAGCGACTCTCATCGGGGTCGCAAGGCCAAACCGTTGTTTCCGAAGGCCATGGGAGAGAGAGCGGCAATCCATTGTGGAAACGCCATCTTGTTGGGGGGAATGTATCTGATGGACAAGTTGAGAACGGCAACGAAATAAGTCTTCCAGACACAACCTCTCGTCTTGGGCTGGCTCATTTTTCTCACGACCTACCTTTAGCTACATCATACAATAGCGTTGCCAAGAATCCTGACACCATTGGTGGACTTAGTGGGGCCTCCGAGGTTGGAAACGCCACAGCAAGCTTAGATAATGACAAGCCAAATTATAAGAGAAG GAAGAATGAGGATCAAGTTGGTGGAGCAGGTACCATAACGGAAGGTGTTGCAGAGCCTCATTCTGCGACGCAGACTTCAGTAGAATCAGATGTCTCAGGAGATGGATTTCATTGGCGAAAATATGGACAGAAAGTAGTGAAGGGAAATTTATATCCGAG AAGTTACTACAGATGCACCACTCCCAACTGTAACGTGCGCAAGTATGTTGAGAAGGCATCAGATGATTCAGGATCTTTCGTCACAACATATGAGGGAAAACACAATCACACGATGCCAGCTAAAAAGACGAACCTAGCTGCTTCTGACCCTGATGCA AATCAAGCAATCTCCAACCTGGAAACGAATTTGATGGTCAAAGAGTTTTAG